Proteins co-encoded in one Actinomadura luteofluorescens genomic window:
- a CDS encoding ABC transporter ATP-binding protein translates to MRAPRTRRSDPLAAAPQGRPVRRSRLVPLLSRSAPTYLCLIGLWVLLRGALLATGLLLQLVFDTLSGTGRAGMSAWSLIALVAAAEAAKVAVWYGVILSRVEPHFTYRIRAALQVNALGAILRRPAGRALDRTGGDAVSRFGEDTDEVGVFAIWSASNLARLIIAVGALIIMLGIDAVVTLGLVVPVVVMVLASRALARPLREYQHAGRRAASEVSSVVGEAVGGVQAIKVGRAEERFVARLRDANAVRLRFAIREVLLTTVQTSLFNGTAALGTGFVLLLAAASMRGGDFTVGDLALFVFYIQFITEAVTALGMFFARYQKAELSMRRVAELADDESAVIARTETYLRSEPPRPAPPGDRPAPLRLLQAHGLTARYPGTSRGIRDIDLHLPAGTVTVVTGRIGSGKSTLLQVLLGLLPAERGTVLWNGAPVDDPGTFLIPPRSSFVPQVPRLFSGTIRENILLGASSSPAEVAEAVRLAVLEDDIAGLDKGLDTVIGPRGLRLSGGQMQRIAAARMAVRRTDLMVFDDLSNALDVTTELRLWDRLLDDDGATILAVSHRRSILRRADQIVVLVEGETVAVGTLEELLEDCAEMRHLWAADESVPGDAHAGRVEHD, encoded by the coding sequence ATGAGGGCCCCGCGGACACGCCGGTCGGACCCGCTGGCCGCGGCGCCTCAAGGACGTCCCGTCCGGCGGTCGCGGCTGGTACCGCTGCTGTCCCGATCGGCCCCCACCTACCTCTGCCTGATCGGACTGTGGGTCCTGCTGCGGGGCGCGCTCCTGGCCACCGGACTGCTGCTCCAGCTCGTCTTCGACACCCTCAGCGGCACCGGGCGGGCCGGCATGTCGGCATGGTCGCTCATCGCCCTGGTGGCGGCGGCGGAGGCCGCCAAGGTGGCCGTCTGGTACGGCGTGATCCTCAGCCGGGTCGAACCGCACTTCACCTACCGGATCCGCGCGGCGCTGCAGGTCAACGCGCTGGGCGCGATCCTGCGCAGGCCCGCGGGACGGGCGCTGGACCGCACCGGCGGCGACGCCGTCAGCCGGTTCGGCGAGGACACCGACGAGGTCGGCGTCTTCGCGATCTGGTCGGCGTCCAACCTCGCCCGGTTGATCATCGCCGTGGGCGCGTTGATCATCATGCTCGGCATCGACGCCGTCGTGACCCTCGGGCTCGTCGTCCCCGTGGTGGTCATGGTGCTCGCGAGCCGGGCGCTGGCCAGGCCGCTGCGCGAGTACCAGCACGCCGGCCGCCGGGCGGCCTCGGAGGTGAGCAGCGTCGTCGGGGAGGCGGTCGGCGGCGTTCAGGCGATCAAGGTCGGGCGCGCCGAGGAGCGGTTCGTCGCGCGGCTGCGGGACGCCAACGCCGTCAGGCTGCGGTTCGCGATCCGCGAGGTGCTCCTGACCACCGTGCAGACGTCCCTGTTCAACGGGACGGCCGCGCTCGGCACCGGGTTCGTGCTGCTGCTGGCCGCGGCGAGCATGCGCGGCGGCGACTTCACCGTGGGCGACCTGGCGCTCTTCGTCTTCTACATCCAGTTCATCACCGAGGCGGTGACCGCGCTGGGCATGTTCTTCGCGCGGTACCAGAAGGCCGAACTCTCCATGCGCCGGGTGGCCGAACTCGCCGACGACGAATCAGCGGTGATCGCCCGCACGGAGACCTACCTGCGGAGCGAGCCGCCGCGGCCGGCGCCGCCCGGGGACCGTCCCGCGCCGCTGCGCCTGCTGCAGGCGCACGGCCTCACCGCCCGCTATCCCGGGACCTCGCGTGGCATCCGCGACATCGACCTCCACCTGCCCGCCGGCACGGTCACGGTCGTGACCGGCAGGATCGGCTCCGGCAAGAGCACCCTTCTGCAGGTGCTCCTCGGGCTGCTCCCCGCCGAGCGCGGCACCGTCCTGTGGAACGGCGCGCCCGTCGACGATCCCGGGACGTTCCTGATCCCGCCGCGGTCGAGCTTCGTGCCGCAGGTCCCCCGGCTGTTCAGCGGCACGATCCGGGAGAACATCCTGCTCGGCGCCTCCTCCTCTCCGGCGGAGGTGGCCGAGGCGGTGCGCCTCGCCGTGCTCGAAGACGACATCGCCGGTCTGGACAAGGGCCTCGACACCGTGATCGGGCCGCGGGGCCTGCGCCTGTCCGGCGGCCAGATGCAGCGGATCGCCGCCGCCCGGATGGCGGTGCGCCGCACCGACCTGATGGTCTTCGACGACCTGTCCAACGCGCTGGACGTCACCACCGAGCTCCGGTTGTGGGACCGGCTTCTGGACGATGACGGCGCCACGATCCTGGCCGTTTCGCACCGACGGTCCATCCTCCGGCGAGCCGACCAGATCGTGGTGCTCGTCGAAGGCGAGACGGTCGCCGTCGGCACCTTGGAGGAGCTGCTGGAGGACTGCGCGGAGATGCGGCACCTGTGGGCGGCCGACGAATCCGTTCCGGGGGACGCGCACGCCGGACGGGTGGAGCACGACTGA
- a CDS encoding ABC transporter ATP-binding protein translates to MAHANVEPSSTGNAEDTVVPSAARTLRTYLGPHRTVAAVLAVTTLVSTALQVANPQLLGRFIDGVRSGAPLSALLGLGATYLAVAVVAQVIWIVAEYRGARVAWSATNELRADLTAHCLRLDMSFYERHAPGELIDRIDGDVSKLANYFSQMFLLVFSNLLLVVGIGIALFVQDWRIGLVYAPFVTVSFVLLRRLVGTAVPAMAAQREANAKLLGFFEERLNGLPDLRANGAEEHTVHGFWTHAATLFRASRRAALLGVRWPAAAQSLASAGFVMALAAGAWLYTADQMTLGAAYTLVVYAVMVQTPMLVITSQFHDLEAALGALRRIHGLLGERSAVDTGGAPLPAGAPAVELDRVSFSYQPEEAALRDVSFRLRPKARLAVIGRTGSGKSTLIRLLFRFADPTEGAVRLDGRDLREISVSSLRGQVGLVTQEVQLFAATVRDNVTLFDATVDDARVREALAEVGLRQWLESLPAGLDTLLGPGDTGLSAGQGQLLTFARVLIQDPGLVLLDEAASRLDPASRRAFDTAMERLLAERTAIIVAHRLETLGSVDEVLLLREGRVVEHGPRDRLVADPSSEFSRLLAANEALA, encoded by the coding sequence ATGGCGCATGCGAATGTCGAGCCTTCGAGCACCGGGAACGCGGAGGACACCGTGGTACCGAGCGCCGCGAGGACACTTCGCACCTATCTGGGGCCGCACCGCACCGTCGCCGCCGTGCTCGCGGTGACGACACTGGTCTCCACGGCTCTCCAGGTGGCCAACCCGCAGTTGCTGGGCAGGTTCATCGACGGCGTCCGCTCCGGTGCCCCGCTGTCGGCCCTGCTGGGGCTCGGCGCGACCTACCTGGCGGTCGCGGTGGTGGCGCAGGTGATCTGGATCGTCGCCGAGTACCGGGGCGCCCGGGTGGCCTGGAGCGCGACGAACGAGCTGCGCGCCGATCTCACCGCACACTGCCTCCGGCTGGACATGTCGTTCTATGAGCGGCACGCTCCCGGCGAGTTGATCGACCGGATCGACGGAGACGTGAGCAAGCTGGCCAACTATTTCTCGCAGATGTTCCTGCTCGTGTTCTCCAACCTGCTGCTGGTGGTCGGGATCGGCATCGCGCTGTTCGTCCAGGATTGGCGAATCGGCCTGGTGTACGCCCCTTTCGTCACCGTCTCCTTCGTCCTGCTGCGGCGGCTGGTCGGCACCGCCGTGCCCGCGATGGCGGCCCAGCGGGAGGCCAACGCGAAATTGCTCGGATTCTTCGAAGAACGCCTGAACGGCCTTCCCGACCTGCGGGCCAACGGAGCCGAAGAACACACCGTGCACGGCTTCTGGACGCACGCCGCGACGTTGTTCCGGGCCAGCCGCCGCGCGGCGCTGCTGGGCGTGCGCTGGCCGGCGGCCGCGCAGTCGCTGGCGTCGGCGGGGTTCGTCATGGCGCTCGCGGCCGGTGCGTGGCTCTACACGGCCGACCAGATGACGCTCGGCGCGGCCTACACCCTGGTCGTCTACGCGGTCATGGTGCAGACCCCGATGCTGGTGATCACCTCGCAGTTCCATGATCTCGAAGCCGCGCTCGGGGCGCTGCGGCGCATCCACGGCCTGCTCGGCGAGCGCAGCGCGGTCGACACCGGCGGCGCCCCGCTGCCCGCCGGGGCGCCAGCCGTGGAACTCGACCGGGTCTCGTTCAGCTACCAGCCCGAAGAAGCCGCGCTCCGCGACGTCTCCTTCCGCCTTCGGCCGAAGGCCCGGCTGGCCGTCATCGGCCGCACGGGCAGCGGAAAGAGCACCCTGATACGCCTGCTGTTCCGGTTCGCCGACCCCACCGAGGGGGCGGTCCGGCTCGACGGCCGCGACCTGCGGGAGATCTCGGTGTCCTCACTGCGCGGCCAGGTCGGTCTGGTCACGCAGGAGGTCCAGTTGTTCGCCGCCACGGTCCGCGACAACGTCACGCTCTTCGACGCGACGGTCGATGACGCCCGGGTGCGCGAGGCGCTCGCGGAGGTGGGACTGCGCCAGTGGCTGGAGAGCCTGCCCGCGGGCCTGGACACTCTCCTCGGCCCGGGCGACACCGGGCTGTCGGCCGGGCAGGGGCAGTTGCTGACCTTCGCCCGCGTCCTGATCCAGGACCCGGGCCTGGTGCTCCTGGACGAGGCCGCGTCCAGGCTGGACCCGGCGAGCCGGCGGGCCTTCGACACGGCCATGGAGCGCCTGCTCGCCGAACGCACCGCGATCATCGTGGCGCACCGCCTCGAGACCCTCGGCTCCGTCGACGAGGTGCTCCTGCTCCGCGAGGGCCGCGTCGTCGAGCACGGCCCCCGGGACCGGCTGGTCGCCGACCCGTCCTCGGAGTTCTCCCGCCTGCTCGCCGCCAACGAGGCGCTGGCATGA